One region of Halomicrobium urmianum genomic DNA includes:
- a CDS encoding biosurfactant protein 1, with protein MTDHYSGFEELRPLGEANHVPDDGLSGRGNTERAERKRKEGLRSYPDRVRSARSECSSCGASIPGNRTKCRFCLSNHLDGTSDSSRPPDTEWTLLHVVHLLVEASTFYAAVAKGAAAATLLAKTDRDPAVDDCQLIYDLDARPATQLTDKWPSLPEAVRVTSESGEQLLTAARERTGQAESTQSRYEGAHTTFLYDERGNDVRDEDRVTELLESADDDVWLVPSIALQRSVDDNQSENRQPSVPSKTQLECRKCGRMTKHQFQEFESLPDDEWSGQPMWECQVCQSPRHGPTPQ; from the coding sequence ATGACGGACCACTACTCTGGTTTTGAGGAACTACGACCACTTGGCGAAGCGAACCACGTTCCCGACGACGGGCTTTCTGGACGGGGGAACACTGAACGAGCAGAACGAAAGCGAAAGGAAGGGCTCAGATCGTATCCTGATCGAGTGAGATCGGCGCGGAGCGAGTGTTCCTCGTGCGGTGCGTCGATTCCTGGGAACCGTACCAAGTGTCGGTTCTGCCTCTCAAATCATCTCGATGGAACCAGCGACAGTAGTCGTCCTCCGGATACTGAGTGGACACTACTCCACGTCGTACATCTGCTCGTCGAGGCGTCGACGTTCTACGCGGCCGTGGCGAAAGGTGCTGCTGCGGCCACGCTCCTCGCGAAGACCGATAGGGATCCAGCGGTCGACGACTGCCAGCTGATCTACGACCTCGATGCAAGGCCCGCCACACAGCTGACCGACAAGTGGCCCTCGCTCCCCGAAGCAGTTCGAGTCACCTCTGAAAGCGGCGAACAGCTACTCACAGCCGCTCGTGAGCGGACTGGACAGGCAGAGTCGACGCAGTCGCGGTATGAAGGGGCACACACGACGTTCCTCTACGACGAGAGAGGGAACGACGTTCGTGACGAAGATCGGGTTACAGAGCTACTTGAGAGCGCCGATGACGACGTCTGGCTGGTGCCGTCGATTGCACTCCAGCGTTCCGTCGACGACAACCAGTCCGAGAATCGCCAACCCAGTGTTCCCTCGAAAACACAGCTTGAATGTCGCAAGTGCGGTCGAATGACTAAACACCAGTTTCAGGAGTTCGAGTCTCTCCCAGATGACGAGTGGTCGGGCCAGCCGATGTGGGAGTGTCAGGTGTGTCAGTCGCCTCGTCACGGACCAACTCCTCAGTAG
- a CDS encoding DUF7342 family protein, which produces MTEFDPAPTPDDTQRRWQTGTDTFGRVYDVVLGVTAPTAYTEIAELADCSPNAAKKHLDRLTEMGIARAERDSRPATYERNEGYLEWQDASRIATELSIEAIIDRVEALEAQRTEYEAQFETTDPTAVNVFDHDSHETIHERMTAVSEWQGVIRDIRLYELARQLSQNDGHLLPA; this is translated from the coding sequence ATGACCGAGTTCGACCCGGCCCCCACGCCCGACGATACGCAGCGCCGGTGGCAGACGGGGACAGACACGTTTGGTCGTGTCTACGACGTCGTCCTCGGCGTTACCGCTCCGACTGCCTACACCGAGATCGCTGAGCTTGCGGACTGCTCTCCGAATGCCGCGAAAAAGCACCTCGACCGCTTGACGGAGATGGGCATCGCCCGAGCCGAGAGAGACAGCCGTCCAGCAACATACGAACGTAACGAGGGGTATCTCGAATGGCAGGACGCCAGTCGAATCGCAACCGAGCTCTCTATCGAAGCGATCATCGACCGCGTGGAGGCGCTCGAAGCCCAGCGAACGGAATACGAAGCGCAGTTCGAGACGACAGACCCAACGGCTGTCAACGTGTTTGATCACGATAGTCACGAAACCATCCACGAGCGGATGACCGCAGTCAGCGAGTGGCAGGGCGTGATTCGAGATATCCGGCTATACGAACTTGCTCGCCAGCTCTCCCAGAATGATGGGCATCTGCTTCCGGCCTAA
- a CDS encoding transcription initiation factor IIB: MATRDIYETTFDEDIQTESNANQCPECSGLVTTNSVETICEDCGLVIDEQRIDHGPEWRAHDQDQRKRTGAPLTAARHDRGLSTEIGRGKDANGNELSGRKRQRLSRMRREQTRGRFQSKAERNLAHGLGEVRRIASALELSGSVRDQACQLFRSAQTEDLLRGRSIEAIAAASIYGACRCNGHSRLLDDVVDAARVEQSRVANAYKTLNTELGLPTQPVRPSEFIPRLASELSISDATRRRAVALSKHHQETAISNGCRPSGVAAACIYKAAQEHGRPLTQQRVADAAGMSAVTVRARRDELNAA, from the coding sequence ATGGCAACCAGAGACATCTACGAAACGACTTTCGATGAGGACATCCAGACAGAATCGAACGCAAACCAATGTCCCGAGTGCAGTGGCCTGGTCACTACCAACTCGGTCGAAACCATCTGTGAGGACTGTGGACTCGTTATTGACGAACAACGAATCGACCACGGTCCGGAATGGAGAGCTCACGATCAGGACCAGCGAAAGCGGACGGGCGCTCCACTGACTGCGGCACGGCATGACCGAGGGCTGTCGACGGAAATTGGTCGCGGGAAAGATGCGAACGGGAACGAACTCTCTGGACGAAAGCGCCAGCGGCTATCCCGAATGCGGCGTGAACAGACTCGTGGTCGGTTCCAGTCGAAAGCCGAGCGAAATCTCGCACACGGCCTGGGTGAAGTTCGAAGAATCGCGAGCGCCCTCGAGCTCTCAGGTTCGGTCCGTGATCAGGCGTGTCAACTGTTCCGGAGCGCTCAAACCGAAGATCTGCTTCGAGGCCGATCAATCGAGGCGATAGCGGCAGCAAGCATCTACGGAGCCTGTCGCTGTAACGGTCACTCGCGGTTACTCGACGACGTCGTCGACGCAGCACGCGTCGAGCAATCGAGAGTCGCGAATGCGTACAAGACGCTGAATACAGAACTCGGACTACCGACCCAGCCTGTTCGACCGAGCGAATTCATCCCCCGTCTCGCGTCAGAGCTTAGCATTTCAGACGCCACCCGGCGTCGAGCAGTGGCACTCTCGAAGCACCATCAAGAAACTGCTATTTCAAACGGGTGTCGTCCGAGTGGCGTCGCGGCGGCCTGCATATACAAAGCTGCACAGGAACACGGAAGACCACTCACACAGCAGAGAGTTGCGGATGCTGCAGGGATGTCAGCTGTAACAGTTCGTGCCAGGAGAGACGAACTCAACGCGGCGTGA